The following proteins are co-located in the Mus pahari chromosome 14, PAHARI_EIJ_v1.1, whole genome shotgun sequence genome:
- the LOC110331294 gene encoding olfactory receptor 2AK2-like isoform X2: METGNHSCGTGFTLVGLFQYGHMDTFLFTVISILFAVALIGNITLVLLIRLDRRLHTPMYFLLSQLSIIDMMYISTTVPKMAANFLSDTKAISFLGCEIQVFMFLSLAGCEALLLGFMSYDRYIAICRPLHYPVLMSRKICCSMVAGAWSSSSVNALAHTVYVFQLPFCGSRMVNHFFCEVPSLLPLVCKDTSQYEHMIVMSVLVLVLLPFLAILASYARVLVVVFQMGSGQGQSRAVSTCSSHLTVASLFYVTGLCTYTQPHSLHSPGRDKVVAVLYSIVTPVLNPFIYSLRNKEVMGALRRQMG; encoded by the coding sequence ATGGAGACAGGAAACCACAGCTGCGGGACAGGCTTCACCTTGGTTGGTCTCTTCCAGTATGGACACATGGACACCTTCCTCTTTACAGTCATCTCCATCCTCTTTGCAGTGGCTCTCATAGGCAACATCACACTGGTCCTCCTCATCAGGCTGGACCGAAGactccacacccccatgtacttccTCCTCAGCCAGCTCTCCATCATCGACATGATGTACATCTCCACCACTGTGCCCAAGATGGCAGCTAACTTCCTCTCAGACACCAAGGCCATTTCTTTTTTAGGATGTGAAATCCAAGTATTTATGTTTTTGAGTCTTGCTGGGTGTGAAGCTCTTCTGCTGGGCTTCATGTCCTATGACAGGTATATAGCCATCTGCCGGCCCTTGCACTACCCTGTGCTCATGAGCAGGAAGATCTGCTGCTCCATGGTTGCAGGTGCCTGGAGCAGCAGCTCTGTCAATGCTTTAGCGCACACAGTGTATGTGTTTCAACTTCCATTCTGTGGATCTAGGATGGTTAACCACTTTTTCTGTGAGGTTCCATCTCTCCTGCCACTGGTGTGTAAAGACACATCTCAATATGAGCATATGATTGTCATGAGTGTCCTTGTCCTTGTGTTGCTCCCCTTCCTGGCCATCCTAGCTTCCTATGCTCGGGTGTTGGTTGTTGTATTCCAGATGGGTTCAGGGCAGGGACAGAGTAGAGCTGTGTCCACCTGCTCCTCACATCTGACCGTTGCCAGTCTGTTCTATGTCACCGGTCTCTGCACCTATACCCAGCCACACTCCTTGCATTCTCCTGGAAGGGACAAAGTGGTGGCTGTGCTCTACTCAATCGTCACCCCTGTTCTGAACCCAttcatctacagcctgaggaacaaggaGGTCATGGGGGCGCTGAGGAGACAAATGGGGTGA
- the LOC110331294 gene encoding olfactory receptor 2AK2-like isoform X1: MLLTDILHFNISLLSSMETGNHSCGTGFTLVGLFQYGHMDTFLFTVISILFAVALIGNITLVLLIRLDRRLHTPMYFLLSQLSIIDMMYISTTVPKMAANFLSDTKAISFLGCEIQVFMFLSLAGCEALLLGFMSYDRYIAICRPLHYPVLMSRKICCSMVAGAWSSSSVNALAHTVYVFQLPFCGSRMVNHFFCEVPSLLPLVCKDTSQYEHMIVMSVLVLVLLPFLAILASYARVLVVVFQMGSGQGQSRAVSTCSSHLTVASLFYVTGLCTYTQPHSLHSPGRDKVVAVLYSIVTPVLNPFIYSLRNKEVMGALRRQMG, from the exons ATGCTGCTAACAGACATATTACATTTTAACATTTCACTTCTGTCTT CCATGGAGACAGGAAACCACAGCTGCGGGACAGGCTTCACCTTGGTTGGTCTCTTCCAGTATGGACACATGGACACCTTCCTCTTTACAGTCATCTCCATCCTCTTTGCAGTGGCTCTCATAGGCAACATCACACTGGTCCTCCTCATCAGGCTGGACCGAAGactccacacccccatgtacttccTCCTCAGCCAGCTCTCCATCATCGACATGATGTACATCTCCACCACTGTGCCCAAGATGGCAGCTAACTTCCTCTCAGACACCAAGGCCATTTCTTTTTTAGGATGTGAAATCCAAGTATTTATGTTTTTGAGTCTTGCTGGGTGTGAAGCTCTTCTGCTGGGCTTCATGTCCTATGACAGGTATATAGCCATCTGCCGGCCCTTGCACTACCCTGTGCTCATGAGCAGGAAGATCTGCTGCTCCATGGTTGCAGGTGCCTGGAGCAGCAGCTCTGTCAATGCTTTAGCGCACACAGTGTATGTGTTTCAACTTCCATTCTGTGGATCTAGGATGGTTAACCACTTTTTCTGTGAGGTTCCATCTCTCCTGCCACTGGTGTGTAAAGACACATCTCAATATGAGCATATGATTGTCATGAGTGTCCTTGTCCTTGTGTTGCTCCCCTTCCTGGCCATCCTAGCTTCCTATGCTCGGGTGTTGGTTGTTGTATTCCAGATGGGTTCAGGGCAGGGACAGAGTAGAGCTGTGTCCACCTGCTCCTCACATCTGACCGTTGCCAGTCTGTTCTATGTCACCGGTCTCTGCACCTATACCCAGCCACACTCCTTGCATTCTCCTGGAAGGGACAAAGTGGTGGCTGTGCTCTACTCAATCGTCACCCCTGTTCTGAACCCAttcatctacagcctgaggaacaaggaGGTCATGGGGGCGCTGAGGAGACAAATGGGGTGA